Proteins encoded by one window of Flavobacteriales bacterium:
- the rplQ gene encoding 50S ribosomal protein L17 — MRHGKKFNHLKRKPAHRKAMLANMACSLIEHKRINTTVAKAKALKKYIEPLVTKSKTDTTHSRRVVFSYLKQKEAVTELFREVSAKVASRPGGYTRIIRTGNRLGDNADMCMIELVDFNDVYTTEKKAKKKRSRRGGKKSGAGAAATVAAAAGTVAAKAEEAATDAAEAASEAAEEVKEIASETVEAVEETTEEVSEAVEEVKDETEDSSEEKNAKDEEE, encoded by the coding sequence ATGAGACACGGAAAGAAATTCAATCACTTGAAGCGCAAGCCGGCCCACAGAAAGGCGATGCTTGCCAATATGGCTTGCTCGTTGATCGAGCATAAGCGCATCAATACGACTGTGGCCAAAGCCAAAGCGCTCAAGAAATACATCGAGCCATTGGTCACCAAGTCGAAGACCGATACCACACATAGCAGAAGAGTTGTCTTCAGCTATCTGAAGCAAAAAGAAGCGGTGACCGAACTCTTCCGAGAAGTTTCTGCTAAAGTCGCTTCACGTCCAGGTGGTTATACACGGATCATCCGCACAGGGAACCGCCTAGGTGACAATGCAGATATGTGTATGATCGAGCTGGTGGACTTCAATGACGTCTACACGACAGAAAAGAAGGCCAAGAAGAAGCGAAGCCGTAGAGGTGGAAAGAAATCTGGAGCTGGAGCTGCAGCTACCGTAGCTGCTGCCGCTGGTACAGTGGCCGCTAAGGCTGAAGAGGCTGCAACTGATGCTGCTGAGGCAGCGAGCGAAGCCGCAGAAGAAGTGAAAGAGATCGCGTCTGAAACTGTAGAAGCTGTAGAAGAGACCACTGAAGAGGTATCAGAAGCAGTCGAAGAGGTCAAAGATGAGACCGAAGATTCTAGCGAAGAGAAGAACGCCAAGGATGAAGAAGAATGA
- a CDS encoding DNA-directed RNA polymerase subunit alpha produces MPILDFQKPDKVIMIESDERSGSFEFRPLEPGYGVTVGNALRRILLSSLEGFAITSVRIEGVDHEFSTIKGVVEDITEIVLNLKQVRFKQQIEDTNSEKLKVTVSGKDTFTAGDIGNFTSAFQVLNPDLVIAHMDKKVKIELELTIGKGRGYVPAEENKISNAPIGTIFTDSIFTPIKNVKYNIENFRVEQKTDYEKLIIDLMTDGSISPKDALQEAAKILIHHFMLFSDEKITLETEIKKEVEEFDESSLHMRQLLKSRLVDMNLSVRALNCLKAADIETLGDLVAYNKNDLLKFRNFGKKSLTELEDLVESKSLEFGMDVSKYKLDKE; encoded by the coding sequence ATGCCCATCTTAGACTTCCAAAAGCCGGACAAAGTCATCATGATAGAATCAGATGAGAGAAGCGGATCCTTCGAGTTCCGTCCTCTTGAGCCTGGTTATGGTGTGACTGTTGGTAACGCACTCAGAAGAATTCTCCTTTCCTCACTTGAGGGATTTGCCATTACTTCTGTGCGTATCGAGGGTGTAGACCATGAGTTCTCCACCATCAAGGGTGTTGTGGAGGATATCACCGAGATCGTCTTGAATCTCAAGCAAGTACGCTTCAAGCAACAGATCGAGGATACCAATTCCGAAAAACTGAAAGTGACCGTTTCCGGTAAGGATACCTTCACTGCAGGCGATATCGGAAACTTCACTTCTGCTTTCCAGGTGTTGAATCCCGACTTGGTGATCGCCCACATGGATAAGAAGGTCAAGATCGAACTGGAATTGACCATCGGAAAAGGAAGAGGATACGTACCTGCTGAAGAGAATAAGATCTCCAATGCACCCATAGGGACCATCTTCACAGATAGCATCTTCACTCCGATCAAGAATGTGAAGTACAACATCGAGAACTTCCGTGTCGAGCAGAAGACAGACTATGAGAAGTTGATCATCGATCTGATGACCGATGGTTCCATCTCTCCAAAGGATGCGCTCCAAGAAGCCGCTAAGATCCTGATTCATCATTTCATGCTCTTCTCCGATGAGAAGATCACCTTGGAGACCGAGATCAAGAAAGAAGTGGAGGAATTCGATGAGAGTTCACTGCACATGCGTCAATTGCTTAAGTCCCGCTTGGTCGATATGAACCTTTCGGTACGAGCATTGAATTGCTTGAAGGCTGCTGACATCGAGACATTGGGTGACTTGGTAGCCTACAATAAGAATGACCTATTGAAGTTCAGAAACTTCGGTAAGAAATCCCTGACCGAACTAGAAGACCTTGTAGAAAGCAAGAGTCTGGAATTCGGAATGGACGTGAGTAAGTATAAATTGGACAAGGAGTAA
- the rpsD gene encoding 30S ribosomal protein S4, protein MARYRGPKSKIARKFREPIFGPDKALERKNYPPGMHGNNRRRGKQSEYAVQLMEKQKAKYTYGILEKQFSNMFKKASAKQGITGTNLLQMCESRLDNTVFRLGIAPTRRAARQLVGHRHITVNGKVVNIPSFSLRPGDVIGVRERSKSLESITASLAANSASSWDWLDWNQDAMTGEFLASPEREQIPENIKEQLIVELYSK, encoded by the coding sequence ATGGCACGATACAGAGGTCCCAAGTCAAAGATCGCACGCAAATTCAGAGAACCGATTTTCGGTCCTGATAAGGCCTTGGAGCGTAAGAATTACCCTCCGGGTATGCACGGTAATAATAGAAGGAGAGGAAAGCAATCCGAATATGCCGTACAGCTCATGGAGAAGCAGAAGGCCAAGTATACCTATGGCATCTTGGAGAAGCAATTCTCCAATATGTTCAAGAAGGCTTCTGCCAAACAAGGTATCACAGGTACCAACCTCCTCCAGATGTGTGAGTCTCGATTGGATAACACAGTATTCAGACTCGGTATTGCACCGACACGAAGAGCAGCCCGTCAATTGGTGGGTCACCGTCACATCACCGTCAATGGGAAAGTGGTCAATATCCCTTCTTTCAGCCTACGACCTGGAGATGTGATCGGTGTGCGTGAACGCTCCAAGAGCTTGGAATCCATTACAGCTTCTCTGGCTGCTAATTCAGCTTCCTCTTGGGATTGGTTGGATTGGAACCAAGATGCGATGACCGGTGAATTCCTGGCCAGCCCAGAGCGCGAGCAGATTCCTGAGAATATCAAGGAGCAACTCATCGTGGAACTTTATTCTAAATAA
- the rpsK gene encoding 30S ribosomal protein S11: protein MAKAAKKKKKVRVEAHGQAHIQATFNNIIISLTNNAGEVISWSSAGKMGFRGSKKNTPYAAQMSAENCGKEAMEYGLRKVKVYVKGPGSGRESAIRTLHNMGIEVTEIIDVTPLPHNGCRPPKRRRV from the coding sequence ATGGCAAAAGCAGCAAAAAAGAAGAAGAAAGTAAGGGTAGAGGCCCATGGACAGGCACATATCCAAGCCACTTTCAACAATATCATCATTTCCCTCACCAACAATGCAGGGGAAGTGATCTCATGGTCATCGGCCGGTAAGATGGGGTTCAGGGGTTCTAAGAAGAACACTCCATACGCAGCGCAGATGTCAGCTGAGAATTGCGGGAAAGAAGCAATGGAATATGGACTGAGAAAGGTCAAAGTCTATGTCAAAGGACCTGGTTCCGGTCGTGAATCAGCTATCCGGACATTGCACAATATGGGCATAGAAGTGACAGAGATCATCGATGTCACACCATTGCCTCACAACGGATGTAGACCTCCGAAAAGAAGAAGGGTCTGA
- the rpsM gene encoding 30S ribosomal protein S13, translated as MARIVGIDLPRNKRGEIGLTYIFGIGHTTARSILDKAGVDYGIKVQDWSDDQLAAIRKVINEEHRVEGSLRSEIQTNIKRLMDIGSYRGIRHRTGLPLRGQKTKNNSRTRKGKRKTVANKKKATK; from the coding sequence ATGGCACGTATAGTCGGAATAGACCTACCTAGGAACAAAAGAGGAGAGATAGGATTGACCTATATCTTCGGAATCGGACACACCACCGCTCGATCCATCTTGGATAAGGCCGGAGTGGATTATGGCATCAAAGTCCAGGATTGGAGCGATGATCAATTGGCTGCGATCCGGAAGGTGATCAACGAAGAACACCGGGTAGAAGGTTCTCTGAGGTCAGAGATCCAGACCAATATCAAGCGATTGATGGATATCGGTTCTTATCGAGGGATACGTCATCGTACCGGTCTGCCTCTGAGAGGTCAGAAGACCAAGAACAATTCCCGTACTCGTAAGGGTAAGAGGAAGACTGTGGCCAACAAGAAGAAGGCGACCAAATAA
- the rpmJ gene encoding 50S ribosomal protein L36, whose protein sequence is MKVRASLKKRSADCKIVRRKGKLYVINKKNPKFKQRQG, encoded by the coding sequence ATGAAAGTCAGAGCAAGTTTGAAGAAGCGATCCGCTGATTGCAAGATCGTCAGACGTAAAGGGAAACTTTACGTGATCAATAAGAAGAACCCCAAATTCAAGCAGCGTCAAGGATGA
- the infA gene encoding translation initiation factor IF-1, with the protein MAKQASIEQDGTIKEALSNAMFRVELENGHTITAHISGKMRMYYIRILPGDKVKVEMSPYDLTKGRITYRYK; encoded by the coding sequence ATGGCAAAACAAGCCTCGATAGAACAGGATGGCACGATCAAAGAAGCCCTCTCGAACGCAATGTTCAGAGTGGAGCTTGAGAATGGGCATACTATTACCGCCCACATCTCAGGTAAGATGAGAATGTACTACATCCGTATTCTCCCAGGTGATAAGGTCAAAGTGGAGATGTCTCCATACGATTTGACCAAGGGCCGCATAACGTATAGATACAAGTAA
- the map gene encoding type I methionyl aminopeptidase: protein MIHLKTDEEIEILRQSSLLVGKTLAEVAKLIEPGIDTMKLDAVAEEFIRDHGAIPGFKGLYGCPSTLLCSVNEAVVHGLPTERPLEEGDIVSVDCGVLMNDFYGDSAYTFKVGEVSEEVQSLLDVTQQCLEKGIEQAVSGNRVGDIGWAIQQHAEAHGYGVVRELVGHGLGRELHEEPEVPNYGKRGRGAKLKEGMTLAIEPMINLGVKEVKQLDDGWTIVSADGRPSAHFEHDVVVRKGKAEVLSTFEYIEEVLLNKEKERIQ, encoded by the coding sequence ATGATCCATCTGAAGACGGACGAAGAGATTGAGATATTAAGACAGAGTTCTTTACTTGTTGGTAAGACTTTGGCCGAAGTGGCCAAACTGATAGAGCCCGGCATCGACACTATGAAGTTGGATGCAGTGGCCGAGGAGTTCATCAGGGACCATGGAGCTATTCCTGGTTTCAAAGGACTCTATGGTTGCCCGAGCACCCTTTTGTGTTCGGTCAATGAAGCGGTCGTGCATGGACTTCCTACCGAGCGTCCACTTGAAGAAGGGGACATCGTTTCGGTCGATTGTGGTGTACTGATGAACGACTTCTATGGTGATAGCGCCTATACATTCAAGGTAGGTGAGGTCAGCGAGGAAGTCCAGTCCTTATTGGATGTCACACAGCAATGCCTGGAAAAAGGTATAGAACAAGCTGTATCAGGCAACCGAGTGGGAGATATCGGATGGGCGATTCAGCAGCATGCTGAAGCCCACGGATACGGTGTGGTACGGGAATTGGTAGGCCACGGCCTAGGAAGAGAACTTCACGAAGAACCTGAAGTACCCAATTACGGGAAAAGAGGTCGTGGAGCGAAGTTGAAAGAAGGAATGACATTGGCCATAGAGCCTATGATCAATCTGGGAGTCAAGGAGGTCAAGCAGTTGGATGATGGATGGACCATCGTATCCGCTGATGGAAGACCCTCGGCCCACTTTGAGCACGATGTAGTCGTGCGCAAAGGCAAAGCAGAAGTCTTATCGACATTCGAGTATATAGAAGAAGTATTGTTGAATAAAGAAAAAGAGAGAATACAATAG
- the secY gene encoding preprotein translocase subunit SecY, translating to MKNFIETLKNIWKIEELRSRIMVTLGFILIFRIGSYVVIPGVDLEALEAGNSGNSGGLFGLLALFTGGAFSRASIFALGIMPYISASIIMQLLGIAVPSIQKMQREGESGQKRINQITRFLTIGITSLQAPGYLASSVVSVPNAVPDPSWWWWFTSVIILSAGCLFVMWMGERITDRGIGNGISLLIMIGIIASLPASFIQEVVSKVGVGGEGGGFVILLVEIVFLLLIIAATIALVQATRRVPVQFAKRVVGNRQYGGVRQYIPLKVNAAGVMPIIFAQAIMFVPLYIAQALEMEVGTVLQSLTNINGLWYNIIFFLMVVLFTYFYTAITVNPMQMADDLKRNGGFIPGVKPGRKTSEFLDNLLSRITLPGAIFLGFVAILPAFAVVFGVTQGFALFFGGTSLLIMVGVVLDTLQQIESHLLSRHYDGLMKGGKIKGRSSSAFGMAG from the coding sequence ATGAAGAATTTTATCGAAACATTGAAGAACATCTGGAAGATCGAAGAACTCAGAAGCCGTATCATGGTGACACTGGGTTTCATCCTGATCTTCAGAATCGGTTCTTATGTAGTGATTCCAGGAGTGGACCTTGAGGCGCTAGAAGCGGGTAATTCCGGCAATAGCGGAGGTCTCTTCGGACTGCTGGCACTCTTCACCGGAGGAGCCTTCAGCCGAGCATCCATTTTTGCTCTGGGTATCATGCCTTACATCTCTGCATCCATCATCATGCAGCTCCTAGGTATTGCTGTACCTAGCATTCAGAAGATGCAGCGAGAAGGAGAAAGCGGTCAGAAGAGGATAAACCAGATCACTCGATTCCTGACTATCGGTATCACCTCTTTGCAAGCTCCGGGTTACTTGGCCTCATCAGTGGTCTCGGTCCCTAACGCAGTACCAGACCCCAGTTGGTGGTGGTGGTTCACTTCGGTGATCATCCTTTCTGCTGGATGTCTATTCGTCATGTGGATGGGTGAGCGAATCACGGACAGAGGTATCGGTAATGGTATCTCCTTGCTCATCATGATCGGGATCATTGCCAGCCTACCTGCGAGCTTCATCCAAGAAGTCGTATCCAAAGTGGGTGTCGGTGGAGAAGGTGGAGGATTTGTTATCCTCTTGGTAGAGATCGTCTTCCTACTGCTCATCATTGCAGCGACCATCGCACTGGTGCAGGCTACCCGAAGAGTTCCCGTACAGTTCGCCAAGCGAGTTGTAGGAAACAGACAGTACGGTGGAGTAAGACAGTATATCCCATTGAAGGTCAATGCTGCTGGGGTGATGCCTATCATCTTTGCTCAGGCCATCATGTTCGTGCCACTGTATATCGCTCAAGCACTGGAAATGGAAGTAGGTACCGTGCTTCAGAGCCTGACCAATATCAATGGTCTGTGGTACAATATCATCTTCTTCTTGATGGTGGTGTTGTTCACCTATTTCTATACTGCCATCACGGTCAATCCGATGCAGATGGCCGATGATCTTAAAAGGAACGGAGGATTCATACCAGGGGTCAAACCCGGGAGAAAGACCTCGGAGTTCCTCGATAACCTATTATCACGTATCACCTTGCCAGGAGCGATATTCCTAGGCTTTGTGGCCATTCTACCAGCGTTTGCAGTTGTGTTCGGAGTGACTCAGGGATTTGCCCTGTTCTTCGGAGGAACTTCTCTGCTTATCATGGTGGGAGTGGTCTTGGATACGTTGCAACAGATTGAAAGTCATCTTCTATCCCGTCACTATGATGGTCTGATGAAAGGCGGTAAAATAAAAGGGCGTAGCAGTTCTGCGTTCGGTATGGCCGGCTGA
- the rplO gene encoding 50S ribosomal protein L15 — MELNNLRPAKGSTKKRKRVGRGQGSGYGGTSTRGHKGAKSRSGYKTKRGFEGGQMPLQRRIPKFGFTNRNRVAYKGINLDTIQMIADEKKLTALDPAVMVEVGIASKNDLIKILGRGELNAKVEIKAHAFSATAKAAIEEKGGTAEIIA; from the coding sequence ATGGAATTGAATAATCTCAGACCTGCGAAAGGCAGCACAAAGAAGCGAAAGCGAGTGGGTAGAGGACAGGGATCCGGCTACGGAGGCACCTCTACACGCGGTCACAAAGGAGCAAAATCACGTTCGGGTTACAAGACCAAGCGAGGCTTCGAAGGAGGGCAGATGCCACTACAAAGACGAATTCCGAAGTTCGGTTTCACCAACAGGAACAGGGTGGCCTACAAAGGCATCAATCTGGACACCATCCAGATGATCGCTGACGAGAAGAAACTCACTGCACTGGACCCGGCTGTAATGGTCGAAGTGGGTATCGCGTCCAAGAACGATTTGATCAAGATTCTAGGAAGGGGAGAACTGAATGCAAAGGTCGAGATCAAGGCCCATGCCTTCTCTGCAACCGCAAAAGCGGCCATTGAAGAGAAAGGGGGCACGGCAGAGATCATTGCATAA
- the rpmD gene encoding 50S ribosomal protein L30, whose amino-acid sequence MAKITITQVRSSINRPKDQKATLKALGLNKLNNPRTHEATPQVLGMIAKVKHLLKVEEA is encoded by the coding sequence ATGGCGAAGATCACTATCACCCAAGTTCGCAGCTCTATCAACAGGCCCAAGGATCAAAAGGCCACATTGAAAGCACTCGGACTCAACAAACTCAATAATCCTAGGACACATGAGGCTACACCTCAGGTCCTTGGAATGATAGCTAAAGTGAAGCACCTGCTCAAAGTCGAAGAGGCTTGA
- the rpsE gene encoding 30S ribosomal protein S5 has product MTRIKNRIKAGDLELTDKLVTINRVTKVTKGGRTFSFSAIVVVGDENGIVGHGLGKSLEVQGAIAKAIDDAKKNLIKVPVIHGTIPHEQNGKYSGARVFLKPASNGTGVIAGGAMRAVLESVGVHDVLAKSKGSSNPHNVVKATIDALSQLRDAYMVAKDRGVDVQTVFNG; this is encoded by the coding sequence ATGACTAGAATCAAGAATAGGATTAAAGCAGGTGACCTGGAGCTTACTGATAAGCTCGTTACCATCAACCGTGTGACCAAAGTGACCAAAGGAGGTCGTACGTTCAGCTTCTCGGCCATTGTGGTCGTAGGTGATGAGAACGGAATCGTAGGTCACGGTCTAGGAAAATCCCTCGAAGTGCAAGGAGCGATAGCGAAAGCAATCGATGATGCCAAGAAGAACCTGATCAAAGTACCGGTCATACATGGGACCATCCCACACGAGCAAAATGGAAAGTATTCAGGAGCACGAGTCTTCTTGAAGCCTGCTTCCAACGGTACAGGTGTGATCGCTGGTGGTGCCATGCGTGCTGTTCTGGAGAGCGTAGGAGTACACGATGTACTGGCCAAATCAAAAGGTTCATCCAATCCACATAATGTGGTCAAGGCGACCATCGATGCTCTCTCTCAGCTACGTGACGCCTATATGGTCGCTAAGGACAGAGGAGTAGATGTACAAACGGTATTCAACGGATAA
- a CDS encoding 50S ribosomal protein L18 — protein MRLTKEARRSRIKKRIRKVIQGTPACPRLSVYRSNKEIYAQLIDDTNGVTLGAFSSKKAKADGSKKDVAVEVGKGIGEIAKEKGIEKVVFDRNGYLYHGRVKALAEGAREAGLKF, from the coding sequence ATGAGACTTACGAAAGAAGCACGAAGAAGTAGGATCAAAAAGCGGATCAGAAAGGTGATCCAAGGCACCCCAGCGTGTCCCAGACTCTCTGTGTACAGAAGTAACAAGGAGATCTATGCTCAATTGATCGATGACACCAATGGGGTGACTCTAGGAGCATTCTCTTCTAAAAAGGCCAAAGCCGATGGATCCAAGAAGGACGTTGCGGTCGAAGTCGGAAAGGGAATCGGAGAGATTGCCAAGGAGAAAGGAATTGAAAAAGTAGTATTCGACAGGAATGGATATCTGTACCATGGTAGGGTCAAGGCCCTGGCCGAAGGTGCACGTGAGGCCGGACTGAAATTCTAA
- the rplF gene encoding 50S ribosomal protein L6: MSRIGNAPVSIPSGVDVTVKDNVVSVKGPKGELTQAMDPSITVDISDDSIVCKRNSEAKQVKAYHGLYRSLINNMIEGVTNGFKIQQELVGVGYRAQVSGQTLTMNLGFSHPVVFEMPSEIKISAETEKGKNPVVTLESADKQLVGQVAAKIRSLRKPEPYKGKGIKYVGEHIRRKAGKTAAK; this comes from the coding sequence ATGTCACGAATAGGAAACGCACCGGTCTCTATCCCTTCTGGAGTGGATGTCACAGTGAAAGACAACGTGGTATCCGTCAAAGGGCCTAAAGGCGAATTGACCCAGGCGATGGACCCATCCATCACTGTAGATATTTCAGATGATTCCATCGTCTGTAAGAGAAACTCCGAGGCCAAGCAGGTCAAGGCATATCATGGTCTGTATCGCTCGTTGATCAACAATATGATCGAAGGGGTCACCAATGGATTCAAGATCCAGCAAGAATTGGTGGGTGTAGGATATAGAGCGCAGGTCTCAGGTCAGACATTGACCATGAACCTGGGTTTCTCCCACCCAGTGGTGTTCGAGATGCCCAGTGAGATCAAGATTTCGGCCGAGACCGAGAAAGGAAAGAATCCTGTGGTGACTTTGGAATCTGCCGACAAACAGTTGGTCGGGCAGGTTGCCGCCAAGATTAGATCACTCCGTAAGCCTGAGCCATACAAGGGTAAAGGAATCAAGTACGTGGGTGAACATATCAGAAGAAAAGCCGGTAAGACCGCAGCTAAATAA
- the rpsH gene encoding 30S ribosomal protein S8, translating into MNTDPIADYLTRIRNGIMAKKKVINIPASQTKKEMTRILMEKGYILNYKVEEKQPQDSIKIALKYDPVSGKPAITSLQRASKPGLRKYAGADKLPRVLNGLGISIMSTSKGVMTDKEAKTENVGGEVLAYVY; encoded by the coding sequence ATGAATACTGATCCAATAGCAGATTACCTCACCAGGATCCGGAATGGAATCATGGCCAAGAAAAAGGTCATCAACATCCCTGCTTCCCAGACGAAGAAGGAGATGACGAGGATTCTTATGGAGAAAGGGTATATCCTCAACTACAAGGTCGAGGAGAAGCAACCACAAGACTCCATCAAGATTGCTTTGAAATACGATCCGGTCTCAGGTAAGCCGGCCATTACTTCACTTCAACGTGCCAGTAAGCCTGGGCTGCGGAAGTATGCTGGAGCAGACAAACTTCCAAGGGTCCTCAACGGACTTGGAATCTCCATCATGTCCACCTCCAAAGGAGTGATGACGGATAAGGAGGCCAAAACTGAGAATGTAGGCGGAGAAGTACTCGCATACGTTTATTGA
- the rpsN gene encoding 30S ribosomal protein S14 produces MAKESMKARERKRERMVARYAEKRAKLKAEGDWEGLQKLPKNSSRVRLHNRCKLTGRPRGYMRQFGISRVLFRKMALEGKIPGVKKASW; encoded by the coding sequence ATGGCTAAGGAATCCATGAAAGCGCGGGAGCGCAAAAGAGAAAGAATGGTTGCACGTTACGCTGAGAAGCGGGCGAAGCTGAAGGCAGAAGGTGATTGGGAAGGTCTACAGAAACTTCCTAAGAATTCTTCAAGGGTCCGTCTGCACAACCGTTGCAAATTGACCGGAAGACCACGCGGATACATGAGACAGTTCGGTATCTCCAGGGTACTCTTCCGTAAAATGGCCCTCGAGGGCAAGATACCAGGAGTCAAGAAGGCCAGCTGGTAA
- the rplE gene encoding 50S ribosomal protein L5: MMYTPRLKEVYKKEVAPALVQEFGYRSPMKAPRLKKICVNQGLGKGVADKKLIEVAVDELSAITGQRAVPCYSKKDISNFKLRKGMPIGAKVTLRGDMMYDFFDRLMSVALPRTRDFRGVKASGFDGRGNFTLGIREQIVFPEIDIEQVREINGMDITIVTSADSDEEAKALLDKFNFPFVKKN, encoded by the coding sequence GTGATGTATACACCAAGACTCAAAGAAGTATATAAGAAAGAGGTCGCTCCAGCACTCGTGCAGGAGTTCGGGTACCGCTCACCCATGAAAGCACCTCGATTGAAAAAAATCTGTGTCAACCAAGGACTCGGAAAAGGAGTGGCCGACAAGAAACTGATCGAAGTTGCAGTAGATGAGCTATCCGCTATCACTGGACAGCGTGCAGTGCCTTGCTACTCCAAGAAGGACATATCCAACTTCAAATTAAGAAAGGGTATGCCGATCGGTGCCAAAGTCACTCTGCGTGGAGACATGATGTACGACTTCTTCGATAGATTGATGTCGGTAGCACTTCCTCGTACTCGTGACTTCAGAGGGGTCAAAGCTTCAGGCTTCGATGGAAGAGGGAATTTCACCTTGGGAATCCGCGAGCAGATCGTCTTCCCAGAGATAGACATCGAGCAAGTACGCGAAATCAACGGTATGGATATCACTATCGTGACTAGTGCTGATAGTGATGAAGAGGCTAAGGCCTTGTTGGATAAGTTCAACTTCCCATTTGTAAAAAAGAACTGA
- the rplX gene encoding 50S ribosomal protein L24 yields MKKLHIKKGDKVRILAGIHRGEEGQVLEVDPKKMRAIVEGMNLVSKHTRPSAAHPEGGIVKEEAGIHISNLMLIDSKTGEPSRVGRKKDDKGNSVRYFKKSGQELK; encoded by the coding sequence ATGAAGAAATTGCACATAAAGAAAGGAGACAAGGTCAGGATCCTAGCCGGTATTCACCGCGGTGAAGAAGGTCAGGTCTTGGAAGTCGACCCTAAGAAGATGCGAGCCATCGTTGAGGGTATGAATCTGGTGTCCAAGCATACCAGACCCAGTGCGGCACACCCAGAAGGAGGGATAGTCAAAGAAGAAGCTGGGATCCATATCTCCAATCTGATGCTGATCGATAGTAAGACCGGAGAACCTTCTCGAGTCGGAAGAAAAAAAGACGACAAAGGGAACTCGGTCAGGTATTTTAAGAAATCAGGACAAGAGCTTAAGTGA
- the rplN gene encoding 50S ribosomal protein L14 yields MIQQESRLKVADNSGAKEVLCIRVLGGTKRRYASVGDKIVVSVKEAMPSGNVKKGAVSTAVVVRTKKEIRRADGSYIRFDENAAVLLNAAGELRGTRIFGPVARELREKDFMKIVSLAPEVI; encoded by the coding sequence ATGATACAACAAGAGTCACGATTGAAAGTAGCCGACAATAGCGGAGCCAAAGAGGTCCTCTGCATCAGGGTACTCGGAGGAACCAAAAGAAGATATGCTTCTGTAGGTGACAAGATAGTGGTATCGGTAAAGGAGGCCATGCCTTCTGGCAATGTGAAGAAAGGAGCGGTCTCCACAGCAGTGGTCGTTCGCACCAAGAAGGAGATACGCAGAGCTGACGGATCCTATATCCGATTCGATGAGAATGCAGCGGTCCTCCTGAATGCGGCCGGTGAGTTGAGAGGAACACGGATCTTCGGACCCGTAGCACGTGAACTACGTGAGAAGGACTTTATGAAAATAGTATCGCTCGCTCCTGAAGTGATCTGA
- the rpsQ gene encoding 30S ribosomal protein S17 — protein sequence MTRNLRKERIGVVTSDKMNKTIVVAVQRKMKHPLYGKFVKNTSKFMAHDEKEECGIGDTVKIMETRPLSKSKRWRLVEVLEKAK from the coding sequence ATGACTAGGAATCTTAGAAAAGAACGGATCGGAGTCGTGACCAGCGACAAGATGAACAAGACCATCGTGGTCGCTGTGCAGCGTAAGATGAAGCACCCACTCTATGGGAAATTCGTCAAGAATACCTCCAAGTTCATGGCTCACGATGAAAAAGAGGAATGCGGTATCGGTGATACCGTAAAGATCATGGAGACCAGACCATTGAGCAAAAGCAAGCGCTGGAGATTGGTCGAAGTACTAGAGAAGGCCAAGTAA
- the rpmC gene encoding 50S ribosomal protein L29, translated as MKYSEIKDLSTDEIKEKLSVERDSLTKMRINHTISPLENPKAMGATRKNIARMLTELRKREIAEANTK; from the coding sequence ATGAAATATTCTGAAATAAAGGACCTCTCAACTGACGAGATCAAGGAAAAACTCTCGGTAGAACGCGATTCACTCACCAAGATGAGGATCAATCATACGATCTCTCCTCTGGAGAATCCCAAAGCCATGGGAGCAACTAGGAAGAACATCGCTCGCATGCTTACCGAGCTGAGAAAAAGAGAAATAGCTGAGGCTAATACCAAGTAA